A genome region from Psychrobacter jeotgali includes the following:
- a CDS encoding oxidative damage protection protein, with protein sequence MTETFNPQANTVFCRKYQQNLPKMANPPFPNKKGKEIQDTVSDKAWQEWLEQQTMLINENHLSMMDPEAKKFLTEQREKFLDNEDYERAQGWTPEK encoded by the coding sequence ATGACTGAGACTTTTAATCCGCAAGCTAATACCGTATTTTGCCGTAAATATCAGCAAAACCTGCCTAAGATGGCCAACCCACCTTTCCCCAATAAAAAAGGAAAAGAAATCCAAGATACGGTGTCTGATAAAGCATGGCAAGAATGGCTCGAGCAGCAAACTATGCTGATCAATGAGAACCATCTAAGCATGATGGATCCTGAAGCCAAGAAGTTCTTGACTGAACAGCGTGAGAAGTTTTTGGACAACGAAGACTATGAGCGCGCGCAAGGTTGGACGCCTGAGAAGTAA
- the argH gene encoding argininosuccinate lyase: MWGGRFSEATDSFVAAFTASVGFDQRFARHDIEGSIAHATMLGQCDILSAEEVATIIDGLKQVLSEIEAGDFNWSITLEDVHMNVESRLTDIIGAVGKKLHTGRSRNDQVATDIRLWLREETDNIIALLVRLQSGLLDLAEQHTATIMPGFTHLQTAQPVSFGHHVLAWFEMLYRDTERLVDTRRRINQMPLGSAALAGTTFPIDRTITAELLGFEGICQNSLDAVSDRDFAIEFTSNASILMMHLSRMSEEIILWMSAQFNFVQIPDRFCTGSSIMPQKKNPDVPELVRGKAARVFGQLMTLLSLMKSQPLAYNKDNQEDKEPLFDCVDTLTGSLLAFADMLPNITPNIEAMRAATMKGYATATDLADYLVRKGVAFRDAHEVVGNAVALGIKEGVDLSDLTLAQLQQFSSVIGDDVFDFLTLEGSLAARDHLGGTAPNQVKQAVVNGRARLKAFA; the protein is encoded by the coding sequence ATGTGGGGTGGACGCTTTAGTGAAGCGACCGATAGCTTTGTCGCCGCCTTTACCGCCTCCGTTGGTTTTGATCAGCGCTTTGCTCGTCATGATATCGAAGGTTCAATTGCCCATGCGACGATGCTGGGCCAGTGCGACATTCTAAGCGCTGAGGAAGTGGCGACTATTATCGACGGTCTCAAGCAAGTTTTAAGCGAGATTGAGGCCGGAGACTTTAACTGGTCGATCACCCTCGAAGATGTGCACATGAACGTCGAGTCGCGCCTAACCGATATCATTGGCGCTGTGGGTAAAAAACTACACACAGGTCGCAGTCGTAACGATCAGGTCGCCACCGATATTCGTCTGTGGCTACGTGAGGAGACCGACAATATCATCGCCCTTTTAGTACGCCTACAAAGCGGCTTGCTTGATTTGGCTGAACAGCATACCGCTACCATCATGCCCGGCTTTACCCATCTGCAAACCGCACAGCCCGTCAGCTTCGGTCATCATGTACTGGCCTGGTTTGAGATGCTCTATCGTGATACTGAACGTCTGGTCGATACACGTCGCCGTATCAATCAGATGCCACTCGGTAGCGCTGCACTGGCGGGTACTACCTTCCCGATAGATCGAACCATTACCGCTGAACTACTTGGCTTTGAAGGGATTTGTCAGAACTCACTCGATGCGGTGTCAGATCGTGACTTTGCTATTGAATTTACCTCAAACGCTTCTATTTTAATGATGCATCTGTCACGTATGAGCGAAGAGATTATCCTGTGGATGTCAGCGCAGTTTAACTTTGTGCAGATACCCGATCGCTTTTGTACTGGCTCATCGATTATGCCGCAAAAGAAAAACCCCGATGTGCCAGAACTGGTACGCGGCAAAGCAGCGCGGGTGTTTGGACAATTGATGACCCTACTTAGCCTGATGAAAAGTCAGCCCCTTGCCTACAATAAAGACAACCAAGAAGATAAAGAACCACTGTTTGATTGCGTCGATACTTTAACCGGCTCGCTATTAGCCTTTGCTGATATGCTGCCTAATATCACTCCGAATATCGAGGCTATGCGTGCTGCCACCATGAAAGGCTATGCAACAGCGACTGATTTAGCGGATTATTTGGTGCGTAAAGGCGTCGCTTTCCGTGATGCTCACGAGGTGGTCGGTAATGCGGTTGCTTTGGGTATCAAAGAAGGCGTAGATCTTAGTGACTTAACTTTGGCACAATTGCAGCAATTTAGCAGTGTTATTGGTGATGACGTCTTTGATTTCTTAACTTTAGAAGGCTCGTTAGCAGCCCGTGATCATCTAGGTGGTACGGCGCCTAACCAAGTTAAACAAGCGGTTGTAAATGGTCGTGCGCGTTTGAAAGCGTTCGCTTAA
- a CDS encoding histidine kinase gives MMPPWQWLVYIVFWSLFVTIIDRHDLATWIDFLIKFLGRVTQNVLTIIPALYLIDYLRPILKRLTIMSASFYILLLFVFTSVVSAMLVSLVLINLGWQTYNPQTFSLNIIFNTVLASGFTIVFLLYFLQRYRELIALNQSFEHKLTVQNDLIKARLAPHFFFNTINTLLSLIESDPPRAAQLLQHASALYRASFSGTREISFEEEVALCEHYLAIESSRLADKLVVNWHLPDEDIMYDMVITALTLQSVIEKMLLNVVEMTTETIYIDVDVKWEDHIVIITVTVQLPSKTLMVLYDLRQQVDFYMQANRLKIYFGDSADIQSTVNTTQIETVITYPLQDVGI, from the coding sequence ATGATGCCACCTTGGCAATGGCTGGTATATATCGTTTTTTGGTCATTATTCGTTACTATTATAGACCGTCATGACTTAGCGACATGGATTGATTTTTTAATTAAGTTTTTGGGGAGGGTTACTCAAAACGTTTTAACTATTATTCCAGCGCTATATTTAATTGATTACTTACGGCCCATACTTAAACGTCTCACTATTATGAGTGCCAGTTTCTATATTTTGCTACTGTTTGTTTTTACTTCTGTAGTCTCAGCCATGTTGGTATCTCTGGTACTGATTAATTTAGGTTGGCAAACCTATAATCCTCAAACGTTCAGCCTAAATATAATCTTTAACACCGTATTAGCGAGTGGCTTTACCATAGTATTTTTATTATATTTCTTGCAGCGTTATCGGGAGTTGATAGCACTTAATCAATCCTTTGAGCATAAACTTACCGTGCAGAATGATCTGATAAAAGCTCGTTTGGCTCCGCATTTCTTTTTTAATACCATCAATACTTTGCTCTCACTTATAGAGTCGGACCCTCCACGTGCTGCTCAATTATTACAACATGCCTCAGCTTTGTATCGAGCCAGTTTTAGCGGGACCCGTGAAATTAGCTTTGAGGAAGAAGTGGCTTTGTGTGAGCATTACTTAGCGATTGAGTCGAGCCGATTAGCGGATAAGTTGGTGGTTAATTGGCACCTTCCTGATGAAGACATTATGTATGATATGGTAATCACGGCATTGACTTTGCAAAGTGTCATCGAGAAGATGCTGTTGAATGTAGTTGAGATGACTACTGAGACTATTTATATTGATGTTGATGTCAAATGGGAAGATCATATAGTTATCATCACGGTTACCGTACAGTTGCCGAGCAAGACTTTGATGGTACTCTACGATTTACGCCAACAAGTCGATTTTTATATGCAAGCCAATCGGCTGAAGATCTATTTTGGCGACAGCGCTGATATTCAAAGCACGGTAAATACAACCCAAATTGAAACTGTAATTACTTATCCGTTACAAGATGTAGGCATTTAA
- a CDS encoding LytR/AlgR family response regulator transcription factor, with the protein MRIVVCDDEPLARERLARIVQESGHEVVAQATTGDEAIAAVTAKQPDVILLDIRMPEMDGVRCAQALNELEHPPAIIFVTAYDNYAIAAFKANAIGYLLKPANKDELLEALNKAKSLNAAQLNEIRKLEDPTARPVREHITARTHRGVELVKLKDIYYFTADQKYVKVRHKDGIVLIDDTLKELEQEFGERLFRVHRNAMINLSFLDYLETVDSGQYLVRFKGIDEALAVSRRHLPALRDKIQSM; encoded by the coding sequence ATGCGGATTGTAGTTTGTGATGATGAGCCGCTTGCTCGCGAGCGTTTGGCTAGAATTGTACAAGAGTCGGGTCATGAGGTGGTAGCGCAAGCGACAACCGGAGATGAAGCCATTGCAGCGGTAACAGCGAAACAACCTGACGTTATCTTGCTTGATATCCGTATGCCTGAGATGGATGGGGTACGCTGTGCGCAAGCTCTTAATGAACTTGAGCACCCGCCAGCAATTATTTTTGTGACTGCCTACGATAATTACGCTATTGCTGCTTTTAAAGCCAATGCCATCGGTTATTTGTTGAAACCGGCTAATAAAGATGAGTTGCTAGAGGCTTTAAATAAAGCTAAGAGTTTAAACGCCGCTCAGCTGAATGAGATTCGCAAACTTGAAGATCCCACTGCTCGTCCGGTACGTGAGCATATTACAGCCCGCACCCATCGTGGGGTTGAGCTAGTAAAGCTCAAAGATATTTATTATTTTACCGCTGATCAAAAGTACGTAAAGGTACGCCACAAAGACGGTATTGTACTGATCGACGATACTCTAAAAGAGCTAGAGCAGGAATTTGGTGAGCGCTTGTTCCGTGTTCATCGCAATGCTATGATTAACCTCAGTTTTTTAGATTATTTAGAAACGGTTGATTCTGGGCAGTATCTAGTACGTTTTAAAGGTATCGATGAGGCTTTAGCGGTTAGTCGCCGTCACTTACCTGCTCTACGTGATAAAATTCAAAGTATGTAA
- the hemC gene encoding hydroxymethylbilane synthase has protein sequence MSNTNSLAVDTLNIATRQSPLALWQAEHIRDRLKALYPELTVNLLKIVTKGDKILDTPLAKIGGKGLFVKELEQALYDRQADIAVHSLKDVPMQLPEGLTLGVYCKRAAPTDAFVSNTYNSIDELPQGAVVGTASLRRQCQIKAYRPDLQIKTLRGNVGTRLSKLDAGDYDAIILATSGLQRIELDERIRSELDIDICLPAVGQGALAIECREGDEDILALLAPLNHDKARIRLIAERALNRHLEGGCQVPIAAYAVLQLDDDSAANNNDANNDNGNNDQGNVLWLRGRVGEEDGSKLLKADKRITLTGTQQQQEAQANQLGIDVAKLLLEKGAGAILAAIYNPKA, from the coding sequence ATGAGCAACACTAACTCTCTTGCTGTAGATACGCTTAATATTGCTACTCGCCAAAGTCCATTAGCACTATGGCAAGCTGAGCATATTCGTGATCGTCTAAAAGCACTGTATCCAGAATTAACTGTAAATTTACTAAAAATTGTCACTAAGGGTGACAAAATTTTGGATACACCACTAGCAAAAATTGGCGGTAAAGGTTTATTTGTCAAAGAGCTTGAACAAGCTTTGTATGATAGGCAAGCTGATATTGCAGTCCATTCGCTAAAAGACGTGCCGATGCAGCTGCCTGAGGGTCTGACACTGGGGGTTTACTGTAAACGCGCCGCGCCAACTGATGCTTTTGTTTCAAACACCTATAATAGTATTGATGAATTGCCGCAAGGAGCGGTAGTCGGTACGGCCAGTTTGCGCCGTCAATGTCAAATCAAAGCTTATCGCCCTGACTTACAAATCAAAACCCTGCGCGGTAATGTCGGAACTCGTTTGAGTAAGCTTGATGCAGGTGATTATGATGCCATTATTTTGGCAACCAGTGGTCTACAGCGTATTGAACTGGATGAGCGTATCCGTAGTGAGCTTGATATCGATATTTGTCTGCCAGCAGTAGGACAGGGCGCTTTAGCTATCGAATGCCGTGAGGGTGACGAAGATATATTGGCACTATTAGCGCCGCTTAATCATGACAAGGCTCGTATTCGTTTGATCGCTGAACGTGCGCTCAATCGTCATTTAGAGGGCGGTTGTCAAGTACCTATTGCTGCTTATGCGGTCTTGCAACTGGATGATGATAGCGCGGCAAATAATAATGACGCTAATAATGATAATGGCAACAATGATCAAGGCAACGTCTTATGGCTACGTGGGCGCGTGGGCGAAGAGGATGGTAGTAAGCTGCTCAAAGCAGACAAGCGTATCACTTTAACCGGTACCCAACAGCAGCAAGAAGCGCAAGCGAACCAATTAGGTATTGATGTTGCAAAGCTATTGTTAGAGAAGGGTGCGGGCGCTATTCTAGCAGCGATTTATAACCCTAAAGCCTAA
- a CDS encoding uroporphyrinogen-III synthase, with the protein MTSSSYLSSALPTVINTRPTERAEPLTNHLQAAGFPVVEIPMLSLQLLPTTTSDVDIMRQWLAGDYQALVIVSPTAAASGLAVWQKLEKERRNDSQITTAHNENKSAAVKTMEPNSHVNEQAPSHIIAVGAATAAVLQDPNLQLDCQVLKPVLANNEGMLAMPEIESLQAGDKLLVWRGLGGRRLLVDTLQARGVHIDSIAWYERTMPDTAHTEYQQWLSGFIQQKISTDLIKPVVIISSGTAFEHWLSVVENAQKRGSNPSVSITNDRSHKNSVQLADFSYVVLGERLANIVAERQLSHCQVEDLDPETILTAIKSNFINR; encoded by the coding sequence ATGACTAGTTCCTCTTATTTATCATCGGCACTACCTACTGTGATTAATACGCGGCCTACCGAGCGTGCTGAGCCTTTAACGAACCATTTGCAAGCAGCGGGCTTTCCAGTGGTTGAAATTCCTATGTTGAGCTTGCAGTTACTGCCGACTACCACAAGTGATGTCGATATTATGCGCCAATGGCTGGCTGGTGATTATCAGGCGCTAGTCATCGTTAGCCCTACGGCTGCCGCTTCAGGATTAGCGGTTTGGCAAAAGCTAGAAAAAGAGAGGCGAAATGACAGTCAAATAACGACTGCTCATAATGAAAATAAATCAGCAGCCGTAAAAACAATGGAACCCAATAGTCATGTAAATGAGCAAGCGCCGAGCCATATCATTGCTGTTGGTGCAGCGACCGCTGCGGTCTTACAAGATCCTAACTTACAGCTGGACTGCCAAGTATTAAAGCCTGTTTTGGCTAATAATGAAGGCATGCTGGCTATGCCAGAGATTGAAAGTTTACAAGCGGGTGATAAATTATTGGTATGGCGTGGTCTTGGCGGTCGGAGACTGTTGGTCGATACTTTACAAGCGCGTGGTGTGCATATTGATAGTATTGCTTGGTATGAGCGTACCATGCCAGATACAGCACACACTGAGTATCAGCAGTGGTTAAGCGGTTTTATTCAGCAAAAAATATCTACAGATTTGATAAAACCTGTGGTTATTATTAGCAGTGGTACTGCCTTTGAGCATTGGCTATCGGTAGTCGAGAACGCTCAAAAAAGAGGCTCAAACCCTAGTGTTTCTATTACTAATGATAGGAGTCATAAAAACTCTGTGCAGTTGGCAGACTTTAGCTATGTAGTATTAGGAGAGCGTTTGGCTAATATAGTAGCCGAGCGGCAGTTAAGTCATTGCCAAGTAGAAGATTTAGATCCTGAAACTATCCTAACGGCTATCAAATCTAACTTTATTAATAGGTAG
- a CDS encoding acyl-CoA thioesterase, giving the protein MNDNIINNTDTDDSNQQLTSEVLRLNNGCHEIPAALAHYPVIHEQPIQWGEMDAFNHLNNVVYYRYAESARIGYLQALGMFDGSMVMMLAHSSCQYLLPVAYPDTLLLGVRCQRLGTTSMVIEYSYYSCDQQTVVATAEAVIVRLDSAGKEKLPWSTEERMRLFELEKKVGHTPES; this is encoded by the coding sequence ATGAATGATAATATTATAAATAACACTGATACTGACGATAGTAACCAACAATTAACCTCAGAAGTGCTTAGATTAAATAATGGTTGTCATGAGATACCTGCAGCGTTGGCTCACTATCCTGTGATCCACGAGCAACCCATTCAATGGGGGGAGATGGACGCATTTAACCATCTGAATAATGTAGTGTATTATCGCTATGCTGAGTCGGCTCGTATTGGCTATTTGCAAGCTTTGGGTATGTTCGACGGTAGTATGGTAATGATGCTGGCACATTCAAGCTGCCAGTATTTACTACCAGTTGCTTATCCAGATACCTTGTTATTAGGGGTGCGCTGTCAGCGTTTGGGGACGACCAGTATGGTCATTGAATATAGTTATTATAGCTGCGACCAGCAAACCGTGGTAGCGACTGCCGAGGCAGTGATAGTACGTTTAGATAGCGCAGGTAAAGAGAAGCTACCTTGGAGCACAGAAGAGCGTATGCGCTTATTTGAATTAGAGAAAAAGGTAGGTCATACGCCTGAGAGCTGA
- the ribBA gene encoding bifunctional 3,4-dihydroxy-2-butanone-4-phosphate synthase/GTP cyclohydrolase II, giving the protein MNLNTIPEIIEDIRAGKMVILMDDEDRENEGDLIMAATHVRPEDINFMITHARGLVCLTLSQARCQQLALPLMSDRNEAKFSTNFTVSIEAAEGVTTGISAADRARTVQAAVAPAAKPEDIVQPGHIFPIMAQNGGVLHRAGHTEAGCDLARLAGLEPAAVIVEIINDDGTMARRDDLEVFAQEHGIKIGTIADLINYRIANEQTVEEIESRPFETEYGTFTLYRFREFGADETHIALVKGDVAAGVSTVRVHGFHPLRDLFAAKSDMTGRSGWSVRSALKEISTSERGVLVWIGNHQPIDLGDALDKASANQSVSTITQQPYRSIGVGAQILRHLGVRDMRLLSSPMKFYALSGFDLNVVEFIHSPIQD; this is encoded by the coding sequence ATGAATTTAAATACAATCCCTGAAATTATTGAAGACATTCGTGCAGGTAAAATGGTCATCTTGATGGATGACGAAGACCGCGAAAACGAAGGCGATCTAATCATGGCCGCCACTCATGTGCGTCCTGAAGATATCAACTTTATGATTACCCATGCACGCGGATTGGTGTGCTTGACCCTTTCTCAAGCCCGTTGTCAACAACTGGCGTTACCTTTGATGTCAGATCGTAACGAAGCAAAATTCAGTACCAACTTTACTGTATCCATCGAAGCCGCTGAAGGGGTAACTACAGGCATCTCTGCTGCTGACCGTGCTCGTACCGTACAAGCCGCCGTCGCTCCTGCAGCTAAACCTGAAGACATTGTTCAGCCTGGGCACATTTTCCCAATTATGGCTCAAAATGGCGGAGTCCTGCATCGTGCTGGTCATACTGAAGCCGGTTGTGATTTAGCTCGTCTAGCAGGACTTGAGCCCGCCGCCGTGATCGTTGAGATTATCAATGATGATGGCACTATGGCTCGCCGTGATGATCTAGAGGTTTTTGCGCAAGAGCACGGTATTAAAATCGGTACCATCGCTGATCTTATTAACTACCGGATTGCTAACGAGCAAACTGTTGAAGAAATCGAATCACGTCCGTTTGAGACTGAGTACGGTACTTTTACCCTATACCGTTTCCGTGAATTTGGGGCAGATGAAACCCATATAGCGTTAGTTAAAGGTGATGTTGCTGCTGGGGTTAGTACGGTTCGAGTACATGGTTTCCATCCCTTACGGGATTTGTTTGCTGCCAAAAGCGATATGACAGGACGCAGTGGCTGGAGCGTGCGTTCAGCGTTAAAAGAAATTAGTACTTCTGAGCGCGGGGTATTGGTCTGGATTGGCAACCATCAGCCGATTGATTTAGGTGATGCACTAGATAAAGCATCAGCCAATCAATCGGTCTCTACTATCACTCAACAGCCGTATCGTAGCATTGGGGTTGGCGCCCAGATTTTGCGTCATTTAGGCGTGCGTGATATGCGTTTATTATCTTCACCAATGAAATTCTATGCCTTATCGGGCTTTGATCTGAACGTCGTAGAATTTATTCATTCGCCTATTCAAGACTAG
- a CDS encoding replication-associated recombination protein A, with protein MPPTFHADTPLAQRMRPLLLDDIIGQAHLLGEGAPLRRLVEQNHLPSIILHGEAGIGKTTIAMLLADAVGRPFHALSALNTGVKQLREVLDSKDSLSFESPVVFIDEIHRFNKAQQDALLGAVEAGDITLIGATTENPSFSVNNALLSRCQVYRLEPLSSEQINAVLQRAITEDTLLKTLAIDLQAQNFINQLAHGDARKALNLLELAVQTANPKQSPIIIDDELVARVAQTALVRYDKDGEQHYDIVSALIKSVRGSDPDAALYWMARMLVGGEPADFIARRLVILASEDIGNANPNALLLADAALRSVQSIGMPEARIILGQVVVYLATSAKSNSTYKAINAAMSLAEKDASPVPLHLRNGVTKLMRDQGYGAGYTYPHNYPNHYYAQTYLPDNLIGTRFYEFADNQREQHSKQFMDWLKNQAASND; from the coding sequence ATGCCCCCTACTTTTCATGCAGATACACCGCTGGCCCAGCGTATGCGCCCGCTGTTACTTGATGACATTATAGGTCAAGCGCATCTGTTAGGCGAAGGCGCTCCTCTGCGTCGTTTGGTTGAACAGAATCATCTGCCCTCCATTATATTGCATGGGGAGGCTGGTATTGGTAAAACCACCATTGCGATGCTGCTAGCCGATGCGGTTGGGCGTCCTTTTCATGCGTTATCAGCACTGAATACTGGTGTGAAACAATTGCGCGAAGTATTAGACAGTAAAGACTCGTTAAGCTTTGAGTCGCCAGTGGTGTTTATCGATGAGATTCACCGTTTTAATAAAGCGCAGCAAGATGCCTTATTGGGTGCCGTAGAGGCCGGCGATATTACTTTGATAGGCGCTACTACCGAAAACCCTTCTTTTAGTGTTAATAATGCTTTATTATCGCGCTGTCAAGTCTATCGATTAGAGCCACTTAGTAGCGAGCAAATAAATGCGGTACTGCAGCGCGCCATTACTGAGGATACTCTACTTAAAACCCTTGCTATCGATCTACAGGCTCAAAACTTCATCAATCAATTGGCACATGGTGATGCTCGTAAAGCGCTTAACTTATTAGAGCTTGCCGTGCAAACGGCTAACCCGAAACAGTCTCCGATTATTATAGATGATGAGCTGGTAGCCCGGGTGGCACAAACAGCGCTGGTTCGTTATGACAAAGACGGCGAGCAGCATTATGATATAGTCTCAGCGTTGATTAAATCGGTTCGCGGCTCGGATCCTGATGCTGCTTTATACTGGATGGCAAGGATGCTAGTTGGCGGTGAGCCCGCTGACTTTATCGCCCGTCGACTGGTTATTTTGGCCAGTGAAGACATTGGTAATGCCAACCCTAATGCACTACTACTCGCCGATGCAGCCCTGCGTAGTGTACAATCTATTGGCATGCCCGAGGCGCGTATTATCTTAGGTCAAGTGGTGGTTTATCTCGCTACCAGCGCCAAAAGTAATAGTACCTACAAAGCCATTAATGCAGCAATGAGCTTAGCAGAAAAAGATGCTTCACCAGTCCCTCTACATTTGCGTAATGGGGTGACTAAACTGATGCGAGATCAGGGTTATGGAGCCGGATATACTTATCCACACAATTATCCCAATCATTATTATGCGCAAACCTATTTACCTGATAACCTTATCGGTACGCGCTTTTATGAGTTTGCTGATAATCAACGCGAACAGCATAGTAAACAGTTTATGGATTGGCTAAAGAATCAGGCCGCTAGTAATGACTGA
- a CDS encoding type IV secretion protein Rhs produces the protein MIKQSIQQLLSYPRHLSSRHQQQSRPLSSGEVALARSIFGDSLDISNIRLKTAWWVLKNYAVSPNGHIYFHPADWIADFSQATMGKQSWLIHELTHVWQLQQGLKVVRGALINRRYRYELEVGKSFFKYGIEQQASMVQDYFLHRQAGYDCQAFETCIPFLALQHNDKVEPIDSSFTV, from the coding sequence ATGATAAAGCAAAGCATACAGCAGTTATTGAGCTACCCGCGGCATTTATCAAGTCGCCATCAACAACAATCTCGTCCACTAAGCAGCGGCGAGGTCGCTCTAGCACGTTCAATATTTGGAGACAGCTTAGATATTAGTAACATACGGCTAAAAACCGCTTGGTGGGTGCTCAAAAACTATGCTGTCAGCCCTAATGGTCATATTTATTTTCATCCGGCTGATTGGATTGCTGATTTTAGTCAGGCAACAATGGGTAAGCAAAGCTGGCTTATTCATGAGTTGACCCATGTCTGGCAATTACAACAAGGTCTAAAAGTTGTGCGTGGCGCCCTTATCAATCGTCGCTATCGTTATGAGCTCGAAGTAGGGAAGTCGTTCTTCAAATATGGGATTGAGCAGCAAGCCAGTATGGTACAGGACTACTTTTTGCATCGCCAAGCCGGTTACGACTGCCAAGCTTTTGAGACATGTATTCCGTTTTTAGCGCTACAGCATAATGATAAAGTAGAACCTATCGACAGCTCGTTCACAGTTTAA
- a CDS encoding putative periplasmic lipoprotein — protein MIFDILRAALVSMLSASLLLAGCQPAPTPSEDSTDQQAESIDDKVAKSLSISDSALAHIEQFQPLYVEQVQNLQRRLQAEYESLKAADAADNDSLSDSAIENVPTTDTDNAVSPPGISNTTTLADEQTKTDVGSNTSSEATAVDTNESKDTEINTSTEIGERDLEVLKRISFEPKEPEILDGKQIIDSYQKATRALYQTGLPSAEETDTLLNIATLIPQFFEHPEIAERLDSKSPTLARLIVQQQIWEQIEAQQVADIQQMKQSQQAEFETLMAKFDETIKGYDEQIAKYEQQLESFQ, from the coding sequence GTGATATTTGACATTTTGCGTGCAGCGCTTGTTTCAATGCTAAGTGCTAGTTTGCTCCTAGCTGGTTGTCAGCCAGCGCCTACTCCCTCTGAGGATTCTACTGATCAGCAAGCTGAATCAATCGACGATAAGGTCGCAAAATCGCTCTCTATCAGTGATTCAGCTTTGGCGCACATAGAGCAGTTCCAGCCATTATATGTTGAACAAGTACAAAACCTACAAAGACGTTTACAAGCAGAGTATGAGTCCCTAAAAGCCGCTGACGCCGCCGATAATGATAGCTTATCTGATAGCGCTATTGAAAACGTTCCGACAACTGATACTGATAATGCTGTAAGTCCGCCTGGAATTAGTAATACCACCACTTTAGCTGATGAGCAGACCAAGACTGATGTAGGCTCGAATACTAGCAGTGAGGCGACCGCAGTAGATACCAATGAATCTAAAGATACAGAAATAAATACCAGTACCGAGATAGGTGAACGTGATTTAGAAGTATTAAAGCGCATTAGCTTTGAGCCAAAAGAGCCTGAGATACTAGATGGAAAACAAATTATCGACTCTTATCAAAAGGCTACTCGGGCTTTATATCAAACGGGATTACCCAGTGCCGAGGAAACGGATACCCTGCTCAATATCGCCACTTTGATACCGCAGTTTTTTGAGCATCCTGAGATCGCTGAACGGCTAGACAGTAAAAGTCCTACGTTGGCACGTTTGATTGTTCAGCAGCAAATTTGGGAGCAGATAGAGGCGCAGCAAGTGGCCGATATACAACAGATGAAGCAGTCGCAACAGGCGGAGTTTGAAACCTTGATGGCAAAATTTGATGAAACTATTAAAGGTTATGATGAGCAAATCGCTAAATATGAACAGCAGCTAGAGAGCTTTCAATAA